One genomic window of Bartonella sp. HY038 includes the following:
- the ilvN gene encoding acetolactate synthase small subunit has protein sequence MNTQSLKFGSAYFIEADNDPLEKHTLAVLVDNEPGVLARVIGLFSGRGYNIESLTVSETEQEQHLSRITVVTRATPHVIDQIRHQLERIVPVHRVIDLEERAKELRQDAPIERELALVKVSGKGVDRVEALRLADAFHAKVVDATVDHFIFEITGKSSKIDQFISIMRPLGLIEICRTGIVAMNRGVQGM, from the coding sequence ATGAATACCCAAAGTCTTAAATTCGGTTCAGCTTATTTCATCGAGGCTGATAATGATCCCTTGGAAAAGCACACATTAGCGGTTTTGGTTGATAATGAGCCCGGAGTTCTTGCGCGTGTCATCGGCCTATTTTCCGGTCGTGGTTATAATATTGAGAGCCTTACCGTTTCTGAAACCGAGCAAGAGCAACACCTATCGCGCATCACGGTGGTAACACGCGCAACACCGCATGTTATTGACCAAATTCGCCATCAATTAGAACGCATCGTGCCCGTTCACCGCGTAATCGACCTTGAGGAGCGCGCTAAGGAATTGCGTCAAGATGCACCGATCGAGCGCGAGCTTGCCCTTGTTAAGGTGTCTGGCAAAGGTGTTGACCGCGTTGAGGCCTTGCGCCTTGCCGATGCGTTTCATGCCAAAGTCGTTGATGCCACCGTTGATCATTTTATTTTTGAAATTACCGGAAAATCATCAAAAATTGACCAATTTATTTCAATCATGCGCCCATTGGGGCTTATTGAAATTTGCCGCACAGGTATTGTTGCGATGAATCGCGGCGTGCAAGGCATGTAG
- a CDS encoding DUF2262 domain-containing protein, translating to MEKLHSLADPQSTKIEEAKIFACSKLLELTNQWAQQAAELAKEEGNEANSIPLIIDQKSFVETLIITQICINEPDEFVFWFNCKNEMFTDHGILVSGDIENDFMDADIV from the coding sequence TTGGAAAAATTGCATAGTCTTGCAGATCCCCAATCCACAAAGATAGAAGAAGCAAAGATTTTTGCCTGTAGCAAATTATTAGAGCTTACCAATCAATGGGCACAACAGGCAGCAGAATTGGCCAAAGAAGAAGGCAATGAAGCCAATAGTATACCGTTAATTATCGATCAAAAATCTTTTGTCGAAACACTCATTATAACCCAGATTTGTATTAATGAACCTGATGAGTTTGTTTTCTGGTTCAATTGTAAAAATGAAATGTTCACCGATCATGGCATATTGGTAAGCGGTGATATTGAAAATGACTTTATGGATGCCGATATCGTTTAA
- a CDS encoding alpha/beta hydrolase-fold protein: MMFKAITLPLLSAILVLSLPVLVHCQDLLLQEYLKKGESCILTLSAQNGDYVILEVGSKQGRFELNIIDDHHNILRQLASAQSGSISRRFILDKATKLELSILDEGDFSATARFLAPQPKAVLPSDSETYLSPLIKNLAKSADENNNVLQFWQQQKHKGTPLIEKGKGDRFILTFLYYGAKNNVRLFGAPSGDHEDLLRLGQSDLWYKSFEVPSDTRLTYQLAADVPYIESDAREQRMAIIATAKADPYNLRHFPARAIDAYSQESIIELPSAETQPFIHEQGAKKGKITNYNFKSNILKNERIISIYQSPNVDKNSKPLLLYVFDGREYQTKVDLPQILDNMIAQKAIAPIIAVFIENPDRETRAIELPANPDFADFMAKELSPFIHEKTGFTIKPSHTVLAGSSYGGLAALSAALRYPQLFGNVISMSGSYWWHPKDAPLKDNEYIASQISKNPKPHIKVFLSAGLFEGGHSGGTASILDANRHLRHVLTAKNIENFYREYAGGHDYIVWQGAISDGLIALFTK; this comes from the coding sequence ATGATGTTTAAAGCTATTACATTACCTTTGTTATCAGCAATTTTGGTCTTATCCCTACCGGTTTTAGTGCATTGCCAAGACTTGCTTTTGCAAGAATATTTAAAAAAGGGCGAAAGTTGTATTTTAACTTTATCAGCTCAAAATGGTGATTACGTTATTTTAGAAGTTGGAAGCAAACAAGGCCGCTTTGAGCTTAATATTATTGATGATCATCATAATATTTTGCGCCAACTTGCCAGTGCGCAAAGCGGATCTATATCACGGCGCTTTATTTTAGATAAGGCAACTAAGCTTGAACTATCTATTTTAGATGAGGGAGATTTTTCAGCCACGGCACGATTTTTAGCGCCGCAGCCAAAGGCAGTTTTACCAAGTGACAGCGAGACCTATTTAAGTCCTTTAATTAAAAATTTGGCAAAATCTGCCGATGAAAACAACAATGTTTTGCAATTTTGGCAGCAGCAGAAGCATAAAGGAACACCGCTTATTGAAAAAGGGAAAGGCGATAGATTTATTTTGACCTTTCTTTATTATGGTGCCAAAAATAATGTTCGCTTATTCGGTGCCCCCTCTGGCGATCATGAGGATTTATTGCGCCTTGGCCAAAGTGATCTTTGGTATAAAAGTTTTGAAGTGCCAAGCGATACGCGCTTAACCTACCAGCTTGCTGCTGATGTTCCTTATATTGAAAGTGATGCGCGTGAACAACGCATGGCGATTATTGCAACTGCTAAGGCTGATCCTTATAATCTGCGGCACTTTCCTGCACGCGCGATTGATGCCTATAGTCAAGAATCTATCATTGAATTGCCGAGTGCCGAAACCCAACCCTTTATTCATGAACAAGGGGCAAAAAAAGGGAAAATTACCAATTATAATTTTAAAAGCAATATCTTAAAAAATGAACGCATTATTAGTATTTACCAATCGCCCAATGTCGATAAAAATAGTAAGCCATTATTATTATATGTTTTTGATGGTCGTGAATATCAAACCAAAGTAGACCTTCCGCAAATTTTAGATAATATGATTGCACAAAAAGCAATTGCCCCGATCATTGCGGTATTTATAGAAAACCCTGATCGGGAAACGCGAGCAATTGAATTGCCTGCTAACCCAGATTTTGCCGATTTTATGGCTAAAGAATTATCACCTTTTATCCATGAAAAAACTGGCTTTACAATAAAGCCATCTCATACGGTTTTGGCAGGCTCAAGTTATGGCGGGTTGGCGGCTCTGTCGGCAGCGCTACGTTATCCGCAATTATTTGGCAATGTTATAAGCATGTCAGGTTCTTATTGGTGGCATCCAAAGGATGCTCCGCTTAAGGATAATGAATATATAGCGAGCCAAATTTCGAAAAATCCTAAACCTCATATTAAGGTGTTTTTATCCGCGGGCCTATTTGAAGGGGGACATAGCGGAGGCACTGCATCCATACTCGATGCAAACCGCCATTTGCGTCATGTCTTAACGGCAAAAAATATTGAAAATTTTTATCGCGAATATGCAGGCGGGCATGATTATATTGTTTGGCAAGGGGCTATTTCAGATGGGCTTATTGCCTTATTTACCAAATAA